The genome window ACATCAAGCTTTTCAAGCTTTGGAGCATCAATTAAAACATTCTCCCCAGGATACTTTTGACTTAAACTCATTCTCAACGTCTTCAGTTCAAGCGCAGAGACCTTCATCTTATAAATAGGAGCGTCGTTTTGAAGAATATTCGTGTAATAAATACTCAAATCTTCAAGTACAGGACAGTTTGTAAAAACGTTTTCCATTAAGCTCTTACAACCAGGACTTTTAACTGAAACAAGGAGGCACTTGAGACTTGGGAAACACCGTGAAGCAGGAGAAGCATAAGGAATACAAAGTGACCCATGCAATTTCAAAACCTTGAGGGTTTTGCAGCTAAAAACGCTTCTAGGCAACACAAAAGTGTATTTTTCTCCAGCATCaagttcaagttcaagttcaactaCATTACGCCTAACGGCAGTACAAATCCAACCCTCAACACGAGCCAAGTCAGTAACACAAGTCCTGAGACGAAATTTTTTGACGTCTGATGAGTCACGAGAGCAAAGTACACGATCAACAAACATGGCAAAACGATCATGATCACAGTGATGGTAACCAAAATTTCCTCCGCAGTCTAAGTCGAGATTGGGAACACAAGTCCATACGTTGTTCCACCTTTTAGACAAAATGCTGGTCCTCACAGCCCTTATCGTTGttggaaggaaagaaagtaTGCGGCAAAGAAGAGCATCCGGCAATTCACTGATCCAATCTTTATCTCCCATGTGAACCCTAATCTGAATTTGAGGGCAATCAAGTATGGAGGCTTGGTCTCTCTGCTAATTAGGGTTTCAGTGTAGAGGCTTTTATAGagctttcctctctttttttttctttttttggtctgatagagctttcctctttttcttcgtAGTTTATGTCGGCCAGTTGTCGCATGGTATTGAATATATTtcatacttttaaaatatattgtcATATTCCACCATATTATAATTATTCCATATAAAAGGTAGTAATTAGAATTCTAAAACAAGATAACTTAATTAATAAGAGATAAAATAGTACAACGATTTCTTTAGAAGTTCCCTCTCCTCATCTGAGacaaaaaattttttttttttttttttttcggtcgAAAATAATGTTCATGGAACAAGGACAAGGGCGCATACAAAGAAAGACCCACAGAAACAAAGCAAACTAAACTTAGCCAGTACACACAGCGCCAAAGATAGCAAAGTGGAGAGACTGACAAAGGACTGAAAATCAAAACATTAGATGGCGGGCCCCGTAAGACCATCCGCTTCCAGCACACCCAAAAGAGACGGTGGTGGCCTCTCAGCCCAGCTAACTTGCTCCACCGCTCTGAAGCCAATTCTAGCTCTGCATGAGCAGCTTTGTTGTTGCTACGAGGGATCCAACTCCATTCCACTTCTTGAAAACTGTCAGCAAGCCTGAAGTTGTATTTTCTGCTTGCAAAAGGTAGCATGAAGAAATAGCATCCGAAAAAGAAGACTAATAAGAACAAATTATGCCTTATTACATCAGGTCACAAAAgacaaataggaaaaaagaaaaagaaaaaggaaaagcaaactgaaagtgcaaaataaaaattacaatattaataatatatatatataacctcTGCGTTCTGTGTTGATGCGGACTATTACCATCATATAGAGCCTATCTTGTAGATTGTCGATGAATCAAAAATACACATATCTCCATGTCTTGATAATTACTATTCTATCTTTTGATCCTTTGGCACTTTGTGCTTGAGTTTTTGAATGATGAATACTTTGTATCTTCCATGAAGTCTGGGTATCTCCCCCTTTTTCCTAATTTGAACCTATTCAAGGCGGTTTTCGCAGGTTGCAATTACTGGGAATTAATAGCAGCGGTGCTGGACAAAGCACCTAATTTGGAAGATCTTTACTTATTGGAAGATGCAAGATGTGTACACACTTGAGCTAAGTTAATTATACCAACAAGACATTCTCATAATTTCGTTAAATCTTTTATTGTCAGGGAATCTTTCAattgaatgaagaagatgaagagctTCAATGGGATCCACCAAAAGCTGTGCCAAATTATTTGTCGGCATAAGTGAAAAAACTAGAATATTCATCCCCAAACTAATTGACAATGAGTTGAGAGGCCCCATAACATAGTATTGCGAAAACGAAGAAAGGAATGGGTACAAGTCTTTCATTCATTCAACTTGTCCAACTTtgaacaggttgaaaatggaCCAGCATGCAGGCCCTCACCCCACAACAATTTCTTTCGTTCTATATTTTTTACTGCCAAAGAGTAAAGTAACTGCAATATACAGTGTAAAGAAACATTAGTTATAAGAGTTGATAATGGTCCCAGAAAACAATATTGGCATTGACGAGGGCTCTTGCATCCAAAGAATAATTCCAGGGAACTGAGACTTGGAAAACACCCTGAAGCAGGAGGAGCATTTGTTTCATATGTACAGCTTGAACCACCCAGTTTCAAAACCTTGAGTGTTTTGCAGCCAAAAACGCTATTCTAGGCAACGAAAAAGTGCGTCGACATCCTTTATCACTGGTATAAATGGTTAGATCAAGTTCAACTACATTACGCCTAATGGCACTGCAAATACAATCCTCAATGCGAGCAAAGTCACTATTAAAACCATAAGCACTGAGACGAAATTTTTTATGCCTGATGCGTCACCAGAGTAAAGTACACGGTCGATACACGTCTCAAAATGACGACGGCGGAGACAACAAAAACTGCATTTTGGCAAATGTTGGTTTGAAGGAAAGCCTAAGTGCAAAGGGTGTGGGAAATTTGGACATATGCTCAGAGAGTGTCatggaaataaaaatgtacaGAAACTGAACTATGCAAATCAAGTTGAAGAAACTGGAATCATGTTCTATGCATGCAATGCTGTGACAGATGTGAAGGGAAATCATTCTTGGTACATTGATAGTGGCTGCAGTAACCACATGACAGGTGATGAGAGCCTGTTAGTCAATATACAAAGAAACTTGACCTCTAAAGTAAAAATGGGTACTGGAGAAATAGTTCCAGTTGCAGGAAAAAGGACTCTTGTAATAAGGACCAAGTTGGGTAAGAAGCATATTCAAGAAGTAATGCTTGTACCTGGTCTTGAAGAAAATCTGCTTAGTGTTGGGCAGATGATGGAGCATGGGTACCATCTTGTGTTTGGAGAGAATATGGTGAATGTCTGTGATGATCAGTCACTGAGAAATCTGATTGTGAGGGTTCAAATGACCAATAACAGATGCTTTCCTCTTACAATGATGCCTGCAAGTGATTTGGCCTTAAAGGCAAGTGTTACACACTGCCTGCAGACATGGCATAAGAGATTGGGGCACTTAAATGAAAGAAGCATAAAACTGCTTGCAGATCAAGGCATGGTATATGGCTTACCTCATTTGGAGCAAACTTTAGCAGTATGTGAAGGTTGCATGCTAGGAAAGCAACACAGAGATTCATTCCCTTTGGAGTCCACTTGGAGAGCTTCAAGTCTTTTGGAACTGGTTCATACAGACATCTGTGGACCAATGAAGACTGAATCCATTTCTGGAAATAGATACTTCTTGCTGTTTACTGACAATTGCACTAGAATGTGATGGGTGTATTTCATCAGAAACAAGTTAAGTGCACTCGAATGTTTTAAAAAGTTCAAAGCTATGACTGAGCTGCAAAGTGGACATAAGATAAAAGGCCTGATGAGTGACAGGGGTGGAGAGTTTTTATCCAATGACTTTAACAAGTTCTGTGATGAATTTGGAATTCAAAGGCAGCTAACTATAGCATACTcccctcagcaaaatggagttGCTGAGAGAAAGAACAGGACAGTAGTGGAAATGGCAAAATCTATGCTGTATGAGAAGGGTATGACTTATGAtttttgggcagaagctgtaAATACTGCAGTCTATCTACTAAATAGATGTCCCACCAAGTCTCTCAAGAAGGTAACACCATTTGAAGCATATACTGGCAGAAAACCAGGAATTGCACACTTAAAGATATTTGGATCTCCTTGTCATGTGCTCATTCCTTCAGCATTAAGACATaaacttgaagaaaatagTCACAAGTGTATTTTCGTGGGTTATGGACTCTGTGAAAAAGGCTACAGACTGTTTGATCCAAGCACTAGAAAGGTTATTCTGTCCAGAGATGTCCAGTTTGATGAGAATGGCTCATGGAAGTGGGAGAATGCAAGTGCAGGAGAAATGACAGTCCCTGTGCCtactgaaaatcaacattgtAATCCAAGTCAAAACTTGGATACACAAATGCAAATGGATGAAGGAATCACACAACAAGATGAACCAAGTCAAAGCTTGGATACACCAATCCAAATGGATGAAGGCTTTACTCTGCAAGATGAAGGAATAAGTGAAAGTTCTCAAGCTATAGATcacacaccaaagaaatggagaagTGTTAACGAAATCATGGCTCAGTGCAATATGTGCATTGTGGAACCTGACAGTTTTGAAGAAGCTGATCTTGATAGTCATGGAGGAATGCAATGAAGGCTGAGCTGgaaatgattgagaaaaatgatACATGGAAACTAGTGGACAGACCATTTGGCAAGCCAATTATTGGTGTCAAGTGGGTCtacaaaactaaactaaatcTGGATGGATCTG of Prunus dulcis chromosome 4, ALMONDv2, whole genome shotgun sequence contains these proteins:
- the LOC117625288 gene encoding F-box/FBD/LRR-repeat protein At1g78750-like, whose protein sequence is MGDKDWISELPDALLCRILSFLPTTIRAVRTSILSKRWNNVWTCVPNLDLDCGGNFGYHHCDHDRFAMFVDRVLCSRDSSDVKKFRLRTCVTDLARVEGWICTAVRRNVVELELELDAGEKYTFVLPRSVFSCKTLKVLKLHGSLCIPYASPASRCFPSLKCLLVSVKSPGCKSLMENVFTNCPVLEDLSIYYTNILQNDAPIYKMKVSALELKTLRMSLSQKYPGENVLIDAPKLEKLDVQTHLEGVSNYSLDARSLVNANIDFDDYFADQASLPKHAIALLAGISNAGELPFFPNLNKLKVVVYRCKYWDLLAVLLENAPNLEDLDLEDGTMRDEKHSKLHWKPPKVVPNCLLSHLKTITLCPFRGQKIDMELAEYLLNNGHLLDKMTLYASYFWHTLDVGSALRMFNRASMTCQVEYNRINRY